The genomic stretch tttgtttccagGTATTTGAGTGGGGTGCCtgaaactagctggataagctattGCACTTTCCACTACAGTGAGATACCATTGTTACTTAAAATTGATGAATCTAATTTGCAGAGTATTTTTCAGTCTagcaacaataattatttaccCTTCCCCCAAACTGCTGTAACCCTTTCTCCCTCCTTTCTggatgaaataaaaacaaacagtcCCTAAAGGGAAGACTATCCAAAGCCCAaagggcaagctgtaaaactaaCTTTCATTGCACCCTGTTCACTCAgacaaggaaatgtatggattTTGAAATGGAAAATGTGACTACTGTATCTCAACAGAATTTCTATGTGAATAGATTCATTGCTATTTCATAAATTACTTTAGACCGTACAAAAAGTTACTTACTACAGTTTATTTTGACATCTAAATGAATGTCAGTATTAAATTACTTACTTAATAAATTACTTTAGACCATGCAAAAAGTTACTTACTTCTGTTTATTTTGACATCTAAATGAAtgtcagtatatttttcaccttttttgttTGACTCACATtggaagtaaaaaagaatcttGATGTTTATCCAGGTGGTCTTAAGACGAGCTTAGGAAGCAAACTATTGGAAAACTTGGGTAAACTCCCTTTGGTTGGTTTGTCATTTAACTGTGTAAATGCAGATCAATGATAAATTCAGCATTTTCTCAGGTTTTATGCTTGTGCTATGTCTCTGATTTTGGCCATGATTATGAAGAAGTATTCTTGGGTGGAAGGGAGTGAATGAGGAGGATTCTCCAGAAGGTCTGATGACTGGAGAAAATCTTTGTCTagttttagaaaataataatttttcagTTGCCGTAGCAGATGCTTGGTATTTGTTTCTCAGCACTAttgttcaataaaaataaacaaatgataCAAAATAAGGCTGATATGGGTGAATAAAAGTGTCATCCTCTTGGCTAAAATTTGTTCCCTGCTTGCTCAAAAAGCACTGAAACACAACTTTAGGTTTCCTGATAATTACAATTCCCCAGCGGAGTGAAAGAGTGAAGTTTAACTTGAGGAAAAGCTGACTTGAAAATGACTTGAAGTTCCAGTGTAAACCAAACCAACACTTCTTAAGGGGCTGATTTACTTTAACATTCTTTCACATGATAATTTGGTGTAGGAGTAATGGTTAGTTTGACTTGAAGAAAAGCTGGCTTAAAATAGACTATAGTTTATTTATAATCACATTGCAACCGAGGGGTTGAATTAGGtgattatttaaaataattatgataactTAAAAACACTACCACTAATAAGCTAATTTATGAGAGCGGGGAGAAGGCCGTGGAGCttattctcttttttctgtacaaCTTCCTTAAATAGTTTGTCTACAAGTTCCTGGCGGAGGTCTGGAAGTTTAATTAGGCTTAATTCAACCAAAGACTCTTTGTATGAggagaaagtgaaaacaatgtGCATAGCTGGCTTTTTACTCCCTCAAAATCATTGGAGAGATACTTGTGAAGACTGTCGTGAAAGACAGGACATGCATACTCCAAGATAGGGCGAATGCAGAAAAACTGAACTAGCTCTCGGGTACCTAGGCCAGAGTTTTAAGCTGAGGTAAACAGTTACTATAGGCACTTCTTAGCTTTCTTCATAATGGAGTCAATGTGACAGTTCCATTTCAAATCCCTAGAGACATTGAGGCCTGGTATTTTGGCAGTGGCAACTAATTCAATAGGCATGTCGTTAACCATAATGTGGTCAAATGACGTGGTTTTCTTAGTGCTAAAGTTTATGTGAGGCTCCTTGCATTTTGTCTTGTTTAGTTGAAACTTGTCTCCGAAAGCGCCGTTGACCAGGGTGTCAACGGCGGCATGGATGTGACTTTCTTGGTTCTTGCTTATTGTCTCCAAGATGGTGTTATCGTCGAGGTATTCCCAGAGATTCATGGCAGGAGCATCAAGCttgttgataatgatgatgaacaGCCATAGCCCCAATTTTGTGCCTTGGAGAACCCCTATCGGGATAACACCCCATTCTGAGAAGCAGTCAGGGCCAAGCTTAACTGGCTGTTTGTATGAAGTGAGAAAACCGATGATCAAAGAGACAACAGGGTCAGGGATGTCATATGAGCACAGCTTCCTGACAAAAATATTCTTTCACATTGTGTGATTTAGGAGTGAAATGGTTAAGTCTGAGTTGAAGAAAGTTGGGTTACGAATGACTTGAAGTTCCAGTGTGAAGAAAACCGACATGCCTCAAAAAgggcagatttttttttaacagtcatTGCAATTCTTTCTTTAGTGTGAATAAAACCAATATTCCTGGAGGGGCTGGTTTCTTTTAGCCTGCAGGAGCATTCTCCTGTGGGGTTGTAGGTTTCTTTATACAGTACAATTCTCTCGCATCATAATGTGGTGTAGGAGTGAAAGAGTTAAGTCTGACTTAAAAGAGAGCTAGCTTAAGAATGACTTGAAGTTCTAGTGTGAACaaaacagggtgcaaagaaaatcatttttacagcttgccattcaggcaagatgaagatgaagctaacatttactagcccagccatcatttcaactagccccaaaaccttTCTGGTGGGcggaattgatttcacagttcttcttttatttgaattcctcaaaaaacatcacttgcccgttgggcaagttgaaaacagaattcactaaccCGATAGCAAAATTAAGCCTTAAGCCCTGGGGATATCGGACACAggctactttctttgcatgctacAAAACCATTTTACATTCTCTCCTGTAGATGATGCTGGTAATCCGGAGGAAGTGATGTCAGAATATTACGCTAAGTTCCGCAGAGGAGACATGAACCTGGATGACAAGCTGGATGAGTCAGAGTTCCTGTATTTTGAGCACCCTGAGCACAATCCTCAGAGCACCAAGGATTTAGTTGAAGATATGATTGAAAATTTTGATCGAAATCAGGATAAGGTGAATTGTCAACAACATGGCCTGATTCCGGATTGATCTGATTCCACTTTCCATAAGAGTCCTTGGATTGTGTGAGAATCAAGccagtgacaacaatgataaatatcaattttaaacaataattggatgaggttttttgTGATATTCCAAATAACCAAGTTCGTGGTAAGTGTTATTAgcctcggctgataacacttgcTGAGACCATGAGTTTTCCGGATATTACAAAAACTGATTTTCCATTGGTTTGAAGAAAATGATGACAAACACAATCTCACACAGAATGCAGTTTGACATTTGTCTTGGAAGTCATGCATTACATTGTATGCagacaacctacagattagtcagttatctgctagcaaaTACCTAACTAGTCTTTATGTTGCATTGATTTCCAAAATAAACTGTGAAGGTTCTTAGCCAACGAGAAGGCAGATAATGAATATTGTGTATAAATTCTAGATGCAATTATGGTACTAAAGAAATGGGTGattaattttcgcgatcccaacttagtcacttatTGACCCAtgtttttagattgaatgaaggacactttacttttcatctacagtacaaacattctggtacgtttgctaactaTAAAtgtgaagaactgtcttaccccaaaaaatccgaaaatgtgcgaccccattcaagtaactctattgaaaatgcaactccagtatagtcaatccagtcatgaaaatgtgaccccatctagtggcacatccccattagcctcttccCACTTGCTACTGGTAGACAATAGTTTCTTGTAAAATGACTGTGAGGGTTatatatttgcccaaaagtgactaagatgcgGTCCAAttattggccacagaatagactataatgggctATAGGGGCTCttagaggccagcggcacatacccagcgaaagttaacccaagtacccctccccccgggaTTACAGGCAGGACTGGCCCTTGTAGAATGCTCAAAGACAACCCCTGAGTCGTGTTAAAAAACCACTAACCAGTAGTGTTTTGTAAATAGTATTGGTTTGATAAAACCTTGGTAAAGTACATTAAGTCATATTAAAAGAGACTTTGTTTATAATGTTTTataattgataaaaataatctgtctgtttataatatttttaaaataagtgcTGCTTTTCTCTGAAGGTGCTTACAAAGAGTGAGTTCATTCGGCTGCCCCCTGGCGAAGTGGACACTCAGGAAGAAGCCAATATGGATAATGAATACGTCAAAGAGTGAGtacatttacaataaaatacagcAGCTCAATTAAGCGGCCTCCCTCCACTAAGTGGCCAGTAATTAAAGTGCTGAAATAAATgtagaaataattttaaatgaaaCCCTCTGATGTGGCCACCTTATGGCCATCCCCACAAGAGTTCTGCCACTGTTGTCAGCTGTATTATTAAAATGGCCATCATGCGCTTGATACATGTACACTTAgttgagcatttttttttttgtaaatatacTAAAGCAAACTTTTTAGCATACTTTTCGTGTACTGCTTTTTATTCAGTATGTATTGTACTCCAGCTTTCTCGGAGTTGGACTTTCCTGTCAGCACTTCATTATGCAACACTTATTACTTACTTCTTACTTCTTACGCCCAATAAATTTCAGTGAGAAAACGTATAGGAAAATCGTGCAAATTCCTCTTAAAGGCAGTTTAAAGAAACTGATAATTTTATTGCCGACAAACGgtatatgttgtcatttttggCCTGGGTTGCTCAACGATTTTCTGGCACTGTTACATATTTCAAGATGTTAAATTATTGCTCTTTGCACTAAATTATTGtagacaggaaaaaaaaaagtctcacTTAAATTTAGATTTGGAatcatttttcctttgtataGAGTTTTTGTTGTGTAACCTTTATTTATAACATAGCAGAGGTGAGGTGCatcttctgattggtcaatgcATCATTTTTTACTAGACTTCAGTCTTCGTTAAGGTTTTTATTGATAGCAACTGTACAGAGATCATTCAGGATATCATGAAAGCTCTTCCAATCTACATTAAGGAGGAAACTACTATTTAGGAAAACTTTTGCTTGTTATAGATATCAACGAACTTATATCGCCCTCGCCTACATCTTGAGCTACTCTTGTGTTCTTTTTTGTGCTTAACCGCGTCCTGCATGCATCTATAACTCGATGGCTGCACGCTGggcgtttaccatttctttcttttttgctgtattatttttaactttctttttcgcTTTCATGTACGACCGGCAAATGGCAATGTTggtgtttttcaaatttcactgcATCGGGGAAAGATGAATGACAAACGGTGAATGATAAATAATTAAGGATGCAGTCTATACTTATAACAGGATACCCAGCTTGATTCGTTGTTATAATCCTGTTTCCTTTACAATAAAGCTAACATTTCTTCTCTTAAGGTTAAATTAAagctgtaagaaaaaaaaaacaagagaaaaaaaaacaaaacaaaacaaaacaacaacaacaacaacaacaatgacaatacTGCAAGCTGCTAAATaatttgtcatcatcatcatcatcatcctcatcattatcatcatcgccgccaccaccaccacaaccatcatcataatcatcatcatcgtcaccatcaAAATAAGtagataaatgaataaatttataaatttatattaTCTGCGCCTTTCAAGTTAACTTTCCAGTACACAGTCTATTTATAATCTTTTTTCGTCTGTCTTGTTTCGGTTTTTTGATTGTAAAAGGATGGGTGAAGGTTTTTGTCTCCTCTTCTTAACAGTTTCCAGAACGCACTTCGAAATTCCTCCCCTCTCAAGGCGTACACCCACGGATTAACCGCGGAGTTGGAAAATGCAACAAGCGCGGTCCAAAACCACCGCTGTTTAagctttatttttaaacaatcATCTGCAAAAAATGTCTGAATAGAAGATAATACGAAAGAAGGTGACCATAAAGTTATGAATAGGCCAATGATGATGGCGATGGTTAGTGCTGTTTTTCTCTCCTTGATGCTGTTTATCGCTGCCTTTCTGCCCGACTCGCTGCTGACGCTAACCACTTGAATTTTCTTAGCTTGAGATCGCGCTACCTTAAAAATGTGAACGTAGCAGTAAGCAACGACACATAAAGGAATGAAAAAGGTGATTGTACACCCCACAATCCAAAACTTTTGTAGGTCCAACGGATCTTGTATCAAGACGCGAGGAAGAAGAGCCAAACACGCGGCCAGCCATATCGAACATATTATGATCCTACATCGGCTTTCGCTGAGCGATGTGTCATAGCGAAACACCTTTACTACCGCTAAATATCGATCGATCGAGACAGCGCAAAGGTTCAGTGATGTGGCGACGACAGTGTGGGCGGCTAAGCACTCTGATGCCATTGTGAGTGGTTCTTTGTCCTCCCAAATGTTCATTGCGCTCCTAGTTGCCCATATTGGGTTAAGTACCACGCCGACAATGAAATCTGCCACAGCCAAAGAAGCTATGAAGTAGTTAGAAATTGTATGAAGACGCGGCTGTTTGTAAATTGTCAGTAAAACCAATAGGTTTCCACCTATGGAAGCCATACCTGACAAACCGTTTAAAACTGTAAGTGCAGTCGAAGATGGCTTGTTTAGAGCGCCCTCGCACATGGCCTGCTCTTCAGGTCCAGTTCCGttcatttttcgaaattttatgGGACGTCCTTTTTGTGCTTCTTTTACTTTTTCGGGGAGGTTTCATCCACTTTCCACTGTTTTTGTTAAAACATTCCGCTGAAGTGCAAACCGCTTGTTTACACTCCTCTTCATGGCAGGTGAAGTTGCCTACCTTAGTTTCACGTGTAGAAAATGAAGTATTCGATTTTGTTTGTTGTAATCACGTTTATTGAAAGAGGACTAAGAAAAAGCAGTGGTTTGCTTCCTATTCACCTTATATAAAGTTTACGAAAGCGTCTTgaatcttttattgttttaatcaAGTACAATAATAATGAGTCTTTTCATTGATATTATGAACAAGATTTCATCActaatagagtggttttcgtttgagtgtcgtaaaaccaaaaccaaagtaattactctggccaatcacataggacacagacaatacattgaaccaatcaaaactcgaagtaattacatgtggctgacgcaaagcgcgggaaaatgcatgcgagcgcgtcacaattgactttggttttacttctgattggatgaaaaggtggcgcgaatcttttaagccaatcgcatcgtgtagaaagtgcaaaaccaattacttttcgacactcaaatgaaaaccgctctattactTTCCAAACTTCTGTTACTAAACAGCTTTAGTTCAACCCCTCTTTAGAATGTCATGGCGCTCAATATCTTTACCAAAAATTAAGGAAAGGATCTTAATCTTCAATACATTACTTTCGATTTACCACGTTCAATATTCACACACATACAGCTGACAATGAGGATTCCCTAATGCATCATCCAGTCCCCCGCCTGGGTAGAATAGCCTGAGTCTCATGTAAGGGCTGTCGATAGTTTCATTTCGATAGTTAGTGAGAATTCCGCGCTTGGATTTCAACTTAGAACCACATTGAAGAACAGTGCAGCTGTGGGAGATTTTAGACACAGATATAAAGGTTATTTCATACTATTGTGAAGAACGCCTCTTTTCGATATTAAGTAGGAAATGTGTGAAAGCTCGTCATACACGTGCAGCAAATTTTTCGCTCAGAAAAAGGCAATTTCCAACTGAGTGGTATTATTTATTGCTCTATTCAAAACTGTATTAATGTTCCTTGTCCCATGCAGTGCTAGGAACCGGAAATTTACTTTGGCCTGGGTTTCGTTGTTGCTTTTGAGTTCAGTATGTTTTGTTGAAGGTTatagaaatcttttttttcgcATTAAGTACATTGACGGTAGGGATTTTCATTAATTAAGATTTGATGCTAttcacaacagaaaaaaaattacattaataTTTTAGGTCTTAGATGAATACTTTGTTCTTAGCTCTGtatttaatatttaatgtttTGTATATAATTCATTTGATGTATTTAGTTCAGTAGTGTACACTACCCCACGTGCTATTTACTAATATCGCGTCAAAATAAAGGTTTGATGCCAGTATGTGATCTTATTCTCCCGCACTGCTGCTGAATGAACTTGCTACACCGCTGTGAATTTTTTGATTTGAAgattatcttttttaaactAGTACGATCGAATTAACAGATTTAAAGATTATATACTCCCCGGTTTGTACTGATGAAAGTTATTTGCggggttttcttttgtttgagtTTATTTTCGTAGCTGAAAGATAatgtttaaaatttcaaatctAATTGCTAGCTGCTCTTTTAtgatttaataatattttttgtctcgtttgttgttgttgttgtttttacctaTTTATACGGCGTAACAAACTGTTTACTTGAATTCTTCTCGTAAAGGATGCACCCTTGGAATTAAGTTTAGGGGCAAAATGCAACACGCgtctcattaaaaaaaaaaaaaccgttaaaAAGTTATATATACAATCCTGTCGATGTAAGAATTTCTGTCTCAAACAAGTGTCAGGTTtgatgggggaaggggggggggggggaatccgACCCCTCCGGACCCTTCTCCTGAATCCGCCACTGTTAAACTGAATGAACGAATTGGTATTTCTGTTGGTCATTTAGTTGAGAATGATCAAAATGCTATTGAACGTCGGTCAACGACTTGAGGTTGTGCACGATCAAGTCCGTAACAGCTATTCACCAGAAAAACTTACAAAACAGACGTTTCACAAACAGGCTTTATAAGACTTATAACCATTGATTGCACTTTTTAACTTTGTGTAGATATATTTTTACTTTGAGTATATTTGCATCTTAACTATATATGAGGATGATTTCAAGAACTTTTCTCTTGACCTATAAACAGAATCAGAATCTGCAAAGTTGCAATTAACAGTAAGGTAAACTCGCAGAAGAATTAATATTAAGAAAAGGTGTCTTCTCACAGAAAGGTTTAAAGAAATTCGATATCCTAAACGTTgatctaaaaaataataataataataataataataataataataataataataataatgataataataataataaatatgaaaaaataatacaataaaatagtaaaaataaataataataatcatgatcATAATCGTAATCAAGTTATAGACGATTATTCAATTGACCAGCCTGCAAACGACAACCGTTTCTACTCGCTGCTTGGCGCGTGAAGATGCTTCCCAAGCGgcaaggagcgaggagaaagggCTGTATTCTCGGGTTAAAAATTGACATGGATTCACATTTTCCTATACTTATTTTAAATTCGTATAATAAACTATATCAGACGTAATTAACGACCACTTTATTTCTCGCATCCTTTACTCTtcttacttttaataaaataactgagatagtacgtgCGTTATTGGTTAAAAATCTATggttaaagttattttatacaagcaatagaccacactttctatgggtttaccggcgtgataacccacttgggatgttagGAGAACACTAAAAAAGTCTTGTAAATCACTCCCAACATCccacatcccgcgtgggttatcacgccggtaaaccccatagaaagtgtgatctattgcttaaataaccTGTACATTCATTTTCCTAGACGCGAGGAGGAATTCGCTGCAATGGACGAGAACGGAGATGGAATAGTGAATTCAGAGGAGTTAACTAAATACTTGGCTCCAACCCACGAGCAGCGCGCGATCAACGAGGCAAATTACCTGGTACGAGTGGCTGACAGAGATTATGACGGGTTTCTATCAGAGCAGGAAATGATTATGAACTATCAGCTTTTCACTGGAAGCAGTATGGCCAACTATGCGGGATATCTGCATGACGAATTTTAGAACATAAACTTCGTTTTTCCATTGTAGATAGACTAATACCTTATTTGTTCGAATAAGCGCCCGAGCGCTTATTTCAAAAGGGTGGAATGGACATTGAATAGCTCATTACGTTTCCATTTCTGTATACTAGAACTGTATTGTAGCATTGACCTTTTCTGAGTAATCGtctaaaattcaggctacttTTGAAACACACGTGGATAGAGTTGCCTAGAACCGGTTATATTATCAGAGTCTGCCAAGTCAAAGTATTAAGATATGCAGTTGATAGCCTGACAGTAAGCTCTCCAGTTCGagtggcgagcgaagcgagccgcgaTTTTCTTTCGCGTGCGGCTCTTGGGTGACTTCTCAGGACTCCTCCAAAAAGAGAAGAGCTCGCTCACAGGCTAAGCAGTTGACAAAGGACTGAACTTTCCTTCTGATCTCTCCATCAAGAAAGTGATCGGGGAGGGAGAGGGTAAATCGCTAGTCTGGCCTCGGGGACCGCTTTTTCTAAGGTTTTATATAGTGTAACTCGAAGCTGCCAAAATAAAACAGTAAGTAATGACAATCTAAGAATTGAAACTGACAGATACAATCTTCCTAAAATTCCTGAGCCTCTTAGGATATGTCAGCTTTGCTTGTCGAATAAAGTAGAgaatgaaattcattttctattcaaatgcaatttaaataaaatttttttttcaagccgTAGAAACCATATACTCCAAATTCGTAGACttaatataataaacaaataggaaaaagttatatttcttttaacaaTATCGATCTATATATGTTTGTAAAAAACTTGGCTACTGTGTCTATGAAGCATTTCAACTTAAAGAATTTTATTCcatgaaacaaaaacatgggAAATACAGATTTCTAATTATAACTTTTAATTATATACTATCtgtttatttgatttttaatttttatagttAAATAGTTTAAAAGCAATACCATTTCTGTATATGGGAATGctaataaaaatgttatgatATGTGTTGGAATGCAAGCATCGCTCGTCAACAACTATGGAGGTCGTGAGGATGGCCCGAGTAACTAGTAAGGCGATGGAAGTCCCTGTGTTCCCTACTTGTATAATTTTTATTCTGGCATAGGTCACTGTCTTCTCGAGCTATCCGGCGTTTGATTAACAGAGTTCAGATGGGGTCCTGATCAGAATCTTCACATGCCAAAGGTCAAGTGTTCAATTAAATAGTATAAGTTCACAAAGGGTGCATTCCTTTCAGATGATCCGGATCACGATCAGTGATTCGAAATCACTCGGATCATTGTAGATCAAATAAACCaatgaatccactctggacaaggattcgtcgattcatttgatctaccatgatccgagtgatcttggatcactgatcctgatccagaTCATCTCAAAGGAACACACCCAAATAAAAGAGTTATTAACAGTTGttttgtgtttaattttttgaaCTTTAATATTAGAAGGTTGATCCCAACAAGTATGTTGAGATGAAAGCTGTTATTATAAATAAAactatttcttcttctttcctccTTCCCTTTTTGTGTCACTCTTTTCTGGTCGTGGTTTCTGCCAGTCAAGTGGATTCTTTCTGTACATGGGCCATGGTGGTAGTACGATCTGGTTCCAAAACAAATCATATTTCATAGTTTAACATAAATGCATCCTGCATGTACCATAAGTTTGATTCAGCTACCGGTATGTCACTAAAGTCAATCTGCACACTTAGAGCTTGTAcatcatgtattttttttatttatttcaaaacagtaAGTACTTCTGGTAGGTACAGGAAGAGTGATCCAAAGggagtagcctgcgaaaacatccgtttctcctcgctcttcaccGCTGGGGGCGTTTCGTGAGAAACGTCCCCAGCAACAAAGGGAGAGGCCAACATGAGCGAAGGCCCCGACCCCAAAGGTCTTGCACTTAGAacattttaattaataattgGGTACTGCCATTTTGATCTTACATTTAAGCAGCACTCTCCTTGAATGACTTGAATCTTAGAAGCTTCTTCAGGTAGGCAGGGGCCCAACGACATAATTAGACATAACTATTTTACATTATGAATTCATGTTTTGTGCTTAAGGCCAGGGATGGGGGAAGGCattgtacatgtaaaactaAAGGTTGACACCTTCAGGAGGAAACACAGTACTTACCAAACAACTGACTATGAATCCAGCAGCAAGAATAATaaaagttgcaccaaactgttGGATATAATATCCCCACAGAAACCCAACAACCTGAAAGCAATGAACATGCATGTGCGGTATAATAATAGATGCCTACTCTCATATAAATGCCACTTATCTAATAAACAGCCCCTCTACGATGTTAAGTTTGTATTACATGGGTCTCTCTAAAAACACCCTCTGCCTTATAGACAATGGCGAAAAAATTtatccaaaatactaggaattggaaaaagaaagaaccaaatcattcagttttaattattaaaaagttTCTTGCTGTGCATTGTGCCCCATTCAATGTCAAGTTCTCAGTAAGGCTAGATTAACAATCACAACACAATAATCCTGACCAAGGATTCTGAATTTCTGACACTTATTTTGAGATTTGAAAGATTGATATGGATCTCTagctgcccacctaccccttccctaagccaacatctTTATCACTTTCtcctcacttagggcaaaatgttggctttggggaggggtaggtaggcagctTCCCAGAACCCTAAATAGGCCACTtcaagttccaaaaaccctcactttcaaaatgaggctaggtgcacaacctttcttgtgaaaatgagtgtgatttgcatgagaatgaaaattttttccatatcaaaggctgagcacttgaCCTTGATTTGATACAGAGGCCTGGgggaactcagaaatggcctattgatcAGACATACATTGTATTAATGGGTAGACTGAATATTCTCTTATTCTTCTAAACTCTCTTTACAATATTTTCATTGAAAGAGTATTATTT from Porites lutea chromosome 1, jaPorLute2.1, whole genome shotgun sequence encodes the following:
- the LOC140944752 gene encoding 45 kDa calcium-binding protein-like — encoded protein: MSSKMAAVTRCLYIFIFFLVLLASSLSKPLNISRTLSVGKENDTKRKKPLLEDHIKGLKLERDGHVNKEYHHEAFLGKMVEDGMLLFDNVDGSRRLIEIFHKVDKNEDHKVSKEEMKDWIHEKIKEHIQEAKENNHRMFKIVDRNGDGVVTWDEFRLKFKEDNETKKKDSTELDDAGNPEEVMSEYYAKFRRGDMNLDDKLDESEFLYFEHPEHNPQSTKDLVEDMIENFDRNQDKVLTKSEFIRLPPGEVDTQEEANMDNEYVKEREEEFAAMDENGDGIVNSEELTKYLAPTHEQRAINEANYLVRVADRDYDGFLSEQEMIMNYQLFTGSSMANYAGYLHDEF
- the LOC140948294 gene encoding beta-4C adrenergic receptor-like; this encodes MNGTGPEEQAMCEGALNKPSSTALTVLNGLSGMASIGGNLLVLLTIYKQPRLHTISNYFIASLAVADFIVGVVLNPIWATRSAMNIWEDKEPLTMASECLAAHTVVATSLNLCAVSIDRYLAVVKVFRYDTSLSESRCRIIICSIWLAACLALLPRVLIQDPLDLQKFWIVGCTITFFIPLCVVAYCYVHIFKVARSQAKKIQVVSVSSESGRKAAINSIKERKTALTIAIIIGLFITLWSPSFVLSSIQTFFADDCLKIKLKQRWFWTALVAFSNSAVNPWVYALRGEEFRSAFWKLLRRGDKNLHPSFYNQKTETRQTKKDYK
- the LOC140944763 gene encoding signal peptidase complex subunit 1-like, with the protein product MNLKNWIKSIPVHMDYEGQKLAERLFHIIILFFGVVGFLWGYYIQQFGATFIILAAGFIVSCLIVLPPWPMYRKNPLDWQKPRPEKSDTKREGGKKKK